In Phocoena phocoena chromosome 19, mPhoPho1.1, whole genome shotgun sequence, a genomic segment contains:
- the GALR2 gene encoding galanin receptor type 2 — translation MNGSGGLDTEDTNEAGGRGSWQPEAVIVPMLFALIFHVGTIGNSLVLAVLLHGGQAVSTTNLFILNLGVADLCFILCCVPFQATIYTLDDWVFGSLLCKAVHFLIFLTMHASSFTLAAVSLDRYLAIRYPLHPRELHTPRNALAAIGLIWGLSLLFSGPYLSYYRQSRLANLTVCHPACSAPRRRAMDLCTFVFSYLLPVLVLGLTYARTLRYLWRAVDPVAAGSGARRAKRKLTRMSIIVAALFCLCWTPHHALILCVWFGRFPLTSATYALRILSHLVSYSNSCVNPIVYALVSKHFRKGFRKICAGLLRRAPRRASGRVCVAAQGTHNGSMLERKSTDVTHVSEAAGPSAPAPAPLSCQSSSSVPSLSWRDQKAPKAILTVNVTRRHLRSTLGC, via the exons ATGAATGGCTCGGGTGGCCTGGACACCGAGGACACGAACGAGGCGGGCGGCCGGGGTAGCTGGCAGCCTGAGGCGGTCATCGTGCCCATGCTCTTTGCGCTCATCTTCCACGTGGGCACCATAGGCAACTCACTGGTGCTGGCCGTGCTGCTTCATGGTGGCCAGGCGGTCAGCACCACTAACCTGTTCATCCTCAACCTGGGCGTGGCCGACTTGTGTTTCATCTTGTGCTGCGTGCCCTTCCAGGCCACCATCTACACCCTGGACGACTGGGTGTTCGGCTCGCTGCTCTGCAAGGCGGTGCACTTCCTCATCTTCCTCACCATGCATGCCAGCAGCTTCACACTGGCTGCCGTCTCCCTGGACAG GTATCTGGCCATCCGCTACCCGCTGCACCCCCGCGAGCTGCACACGCCTCGCAACGCCCTGGCGGCCATCGGGCTCATCTGGGGGCTGTCGCTGCTCTTTTCCGGGCCGTACCTGAGTTACTACCGCCAGTCACGGTTAGCCAACCTGACCGTGTGCCACCCGGCGTGCAGCGCGCCTCGCCGCCGCGCCATGGACCTCTGCACCTTTGTCTTCAGCTACCTGCTGCCCGTGCTGGTGCTCGGCCTGACCTACGCGCGCACCCTGCGCTACCTCTGGCGCGCCGTCGACCCGGTGGCCGCCGGCTCGGGCGCCCGGCGCGCCAAGCGCAAGTTGACGCGTATGAGCATCATCGTGGCCGCGCTCTTCTGCCTCTGTTGGACGCCTCACCACGCGCTTATCCTCTGCGTGTGGTTCGGCCGCTTCCCCCTTACGAGCGCTACCTACGCGCTGCGTATCCTCTCGCACCTTGTCTCCTACTCCAACTCCTGCGTCAATCCTATCGTCTACGCTCTCGTCTCCAAGCACTTCCGCAAGGGCTTCCGCAAGATCTGCGCGGGCCTGTTGCGCCGCGCCCCGCGCAGAGCCTCCGGCCGCGTGTGCGTCGCGGCCCAGGGCACCCACAACGGCAGCATGCTGGAGCGCAAGTCCACCGACGTAACGCACGTGAGCGAGGCAGCCGGGCCCTCTGCTCCTGCGCCGGCGCCTCTTAGCTGCCAGTCCTCGAGCTCGGTTCCCAGCCTGTCCTGGCGGGACCAAAAGGCTCCCAAAGCCATCTTGACAGTTAATGTGACCCGAAGGCACTTAAGGAGTACACTTGGGTGTTGA
- the ZACN gene encoding LOW QUALITY PROTEIN: ligand-gated cation channel ZACN (The sequence of the model RefSeq protein was modified relative to this genomic sequence to represent the inferred CDS: inserted 3 bases in 2 codons), with protein MALRLLIHLTFLRLRTPLWLQRVSGWQVESTGHPSSTSTQPQEVQETIQIPNGSAPLLVDVQVFVSNVFNVDILRYXVSSTMLLRLSWLDTRXGHRQGRVTLPRDSLWTPGLTIREVLWVNWQGQSPQARVDRDGHIELYLALTTETNCDFELFHFPRDQSDCSLSFFAFGNTVMELEFQARVVNEMVSVKREYVVQDLKTQVPSQQLVPCFQVTLRLQNTALKAIIALLVPGEALLLADLCGVLLPLRTARVAYKVTLLLGYLVFHSSLVQALPSFSSCNPLLVHYITALLPLLFSTTEAVLLSVLLARSNLRAESSPGPVLSGERHDCGNPGPDPEEASRGVKGSRRSCTEAADHIFFLVYVAGVLCSQFIFAVLWTWATCKSDPAPGEAAPHGGWPRL; from the exons ATGGCCCTGCGGCTCCTGATCCATCTCACCTTCCTCAGGCTCAGAACCCCACTGTGGCTCCAGCGTGTCAGCGGTTGGCAGGTAGAAAGC ACTGGCCATCCTTCTTCAACCTCAACTCAACCCCAGGAGGTTCAGGAAACCATCCAGATTCCGAACGGAAGCGCGCCCCTGCTCGTGGACGTGCAGGTGTTTGTGTCAAACGTGTTTAACGTG gacatcCTGCGGTA AGTGTCCTCCACGATGCTGCTTCGGCTG TCCTGGCTGGACACTC CTGGCCACCGGCAGGGCAGAGTCACGCTGCCCCGGGACTCTCTCTGGACACCAGGACTCACTATCCGGGAAGT GCTCTGGGTGAACTGGCAGGGCCAGAGCCCACAGGCCCGAGTGGACCGGGATGGCCACATCGAGCTCTACCTGGCCCTCACCACGGAGACCAACTGTGACTTTGAGCTTTTCCACTTCCCCAGGGACCAGAGCGACTGCAGCCTCAGCTTCTTCGCTTTTGGCAACACTG TGATGGAGCTGGAGTTCCAGGCCCGTGTGGTGAATGAGATGGTGAGTGTCAAGAGGGAATACGTAGTTCAGGATTTGAAAACCCAAGTCCCATCCCAGCAGCTGGTGCCCTGCTTCCAGGTGACG TTGCGCCTGCAGAACACAGCGCTAAAGGCCATCATAGCGCTCTTGGTACCCGGGGAGGCACTGCTGTTGGCTGACCTGTGCGGGGTGCTGCTGCCTCTCCGGACGGCGCGCGTTGCCTACAAGGTGACCCTGCTGCTGGGCTACCTCGTCTTCCACTCCTCCCTGGTTCAGGCCCTGCCCAGCTTCTCCTCCTGCAACCCGCTGCT ggTTCACTACATCACTGCCCTGCTGCCGCTGCTCTTCAGCACCACGGAGGCCGTGCTGCTGTCCGTGCTGCTGGCCCGCAGCAACCTCAGGGCTGAGAGCAGCCCCGGCCCAGTCCTGAGCGGGGAGCGGCACGACTGTGGGAACCCAGGGCCCGATCCTGaag AGGCCTCCAGAGGAGTAAAGGGGTCCAGGAGGAGCTGCACTGAAGCTGCTGACCACATCTTCTTCCTGGTGTACGTGGCAGGGGTGCTGTGTAGCCAGTTCATCTTCGCTGTGCTCTGGACGTGGGCGACATGCAAGTCGGACCCAGCCCCTGGTGAGGCTGCACCCCACGGCGGGTGGCCCAGGCTGTAA